The following is a genomic window from Rana temporaria chromosome 7, aRanTem1.1, whole genome shotgun sequence.
GCAGGACTTCTACTACCACCTGGGGTACCGCCTGACGGAGCCCGTCCAGAACATGGGAAGGCTAGGAGCGCTGGTGCCCCCGGGGATGTTCCAGAAGATGACCCCTTCCAAGACCAATCCAACCTTCAACCACCATGGTGGGCCATCCACATTACCGAACAAACCGCCATGTCCCTCACCCCAAGAATGTTCAGGTGTGGAACCCCCCGGGACCCCATCTGAGAGCTTGGAACACTTCTCAAGGGCTATTCCAATACCCCCTTCCCCACTCTGCCCCATGTCTACTTCACTTCCCCCACCCTGCCCCATATctacccttctctctcccactcctcctccacctcccccaCCCTGCCCCATGTCTACTTCCCTTCCCCCATCCTGCCCTATGTCTACCCCACTCCCCCCACCCTGCCCCATATctacccttctctctcccactcctcctccacctcccccaCCCTGCCCCATGTctacttcccttcccccaccctgcCCTATGTCTACCCCACTCCCCCCACCCTGCCCCATATctacccttctctctccccctcctcctccacctcccccaCCCTGCCCCAAGTCTACCCCACTTGCCCCTCCTCCCCATCGCTGCCCCACATCTAccctgctctctccctctcctccaccacctcccccaCCCTGCCCCATATCTGCcctgctctctccccctcctccacctcccccaCTCTGCCCCACATCTACACCACCTCCACCACCCTGCCCAACATCTAACCCTCTCTCTTCCCCACCTTGCCCCACATCTACCCCACTCTCCCCACCACCACCTGCTCCACCTTGCCCCACATCAACCCCattcttctcccctcctcctcctccacctcccccaCCCTCAGCTTCTCTCCTTCCTTGTAGCTCATTCAGTTCTTTTCCACATTCATTATCACCGGCCAAAACCAAATCCACCTTGCAGACCCCCtaccgggactttcgaggggaccCCATATTCTGGATGATAAAAAGTCTATAACGGAGACGTCTCTGCTCCACCAAGAACTGACCTTATTTATTTGTCGCCCGTTGTGCCTTATCACTGTGTGAACCCCCCCCTCCGGGAGACCGAACCTCGTCCCGGGGAATAAAGCTGCTCGTCTGAAGAGCTCTGTTCTTGTCATTGTATTCTGTTATCCTATGTATAAGACTACGGGGGAGGGGCTAAAAAAAGCTGCATTATTTAAGGTTCCTCATGGGTGTGTCTGTGAAATCTCCTCCATTATTCTGGTGCTGCAAATATTCAGTTGTTTTAGTTTACTACTTGAGCTGAACTCCGGGCAAACCTCAAAATAAACAGGATAGATACATACAAGGGAGCCGGTCATAACTCGTAATTTCCTTCCTTATATCCTTAGAATCTGATGGGGGACGGATGATGATGACATATAGAGGAAGTGGAGAAGATATAAAGTCACCAGATAAAggtctttcctgtgttttataGGGAGGACAGCGTCACATAAGTCAAAACAATGTTGAGGTTTATGGGGCCCCAAGGCGGCAAAAGAAGTGATTGAAACATCGCCGTTCTGTTGACTTGTGTGAGGCTGTCCTCACTATAGACATCGGAAAGACCTTTATCTGGTGACTTTGTATCTTCTCATCCTCCTCTGtatgtcctcatcctcctctgtgcTCAACCATCAGATTCTGAGGATGTATCTTCTTACCAGGCTCTTGCACCATCGATAGTCATCACTTGGAGGGGCCCACCATTCATCCGGATAGCAAGTCACCAAAACTCCAACAGAGCCGGAAGTGAAGCCGGTATATCTCACCATTCACTTTCCTGTATCCTCAGAATCTTGAGCACAGAGGATGATGATGACATATAGAGGAAGATGAGAAGATACAAAGTCACCAGATAAAGGTCTTTGAGGGTCCCTTTTTATGTCAGTTTGAGACCCCCAAAATGCTGCCATTCTTTTTACTTATGTGACGCTCTGCTtgctataaacacataaaaaagacTTATATCTGGAGTGCCGATAACTTTGTAACATTTGGAAAGGATACCCCAAGGGGCTTTGAATTGCAGCAGAAAATGATAATGTTCaatgcagggcttgacaaatttgcttggaatctaggagccagctacaaaagttaggagccaggaacgcgccccgtcccgccgagctcgtacGCAGAAGCGAacccatacgtgagtagcgcccgcatatgaaagcggtgctcaaaccacacatgtgaggtatacccgcgatcgtcggagtgagagcaataattctagccctagacctcctctgtaacgcaaaacatgcaacctgtagaattttttaaacgtcgcctttggagatttttaagggtaaaagtttgtcgcctttctacgagcagacgcaattttgaagcgtgacatgttgggtatcaatttactcggcgtaacattatctttcacagtataaaaaaaaatttgccaaactttactggtgtcttatttttttattaaaaaaaaaaagtgtatctttTCCCCAaagagtgcgcttgtaagaccgctgcgcaaatacggtgtgacagaaagtattgcaacgaccgacaatttattctctagggtgttagaataaaaaatatatataatgtttgggggttctaattagagggaaggagatgacaggggaagctccaatagcattgctggttgtcttgttataccaacggccaccacaagatggtgccagatcacagaaagaagcataggcctgcagaaggccgcaaagccgcggcctcaattaccggccctcGCGCAATTGCTATCTGGTgcccggggtttgtcgaaccctggtTTAATGGTATCAAAAAgatattttattgaaaaaggtTTATCACAAAGAGGACATCTAATGGAATTAAAACATGAACTCCGTGATATAATTTAAAAACATGTACATATTAATACAGCCGTATAAGTTCATATACAATATAGTATGATAGTCTTATGATATTAGAACACTGACGGGTTTCGACCTTAACAGTAGAGGTCTTCGTCTGGGGGAAGAAAAAACGGAGAAGCTCTAAAAAGAGATACATGTGCTTAAgtgaaaattgttaaaaaaacactttcaaaagtaatttttatCCAATCATTATAGTATTGGCGTAGGTGAGTATATTTACCAGTAATGGCATCTGTGTTGAAGCTACAAGCCGACCGCGGACCCCATCACCATAACGAGCACCCTGGAGACCCCACGTGGCAAGGGGGTCAAAGAGAGAGACCGGGCTGCAGGTAAACGGACATCCTTTAGGCCTTTAGGCCTACGAGAGGTCGCACTTCTGACCCCGCAcagagcgaggggggggggggacagaggggggTAAAGAGGAACAAGGCAAAACCCTGGAACACGAGGCTTGTGCGGGGTCAGGAGTGCAACCTCTGGTAGGCCCGGAGGATGTCCATTTACCTGCAGCCCGGTCTCTTGCTTTGACCCCCTTTCCACGCGGCGTCCTCTTTAGGATAAATCTTTTtcaatgaaatatatttttgatatcATTGAACTGTagagctaccccctcaggagccgctggttgatttgggattggcgtattaagttacctcttatcgttgtctagggtgattgcagtgagtagagcagtaaacgaatgtccaatcagcgaatgagattttctgaatgctttatttccctcggcccaacacgaccaacatcaacaggaggtaaagagaaaaggttgatgaagcgagagagaactttgcagtatcaggcctggataggaaaagagcaatcctgctctcagtagtagtagacacAATTTGTCGCCACTATagacagagtgggtgaagtgcaggtctctgccacagacccggctctacggacctctgccacaggcctaacacttggatgagctaaatggattgagtgaatcctcccagtagattaggttagggtcaccgggtgacagttgacgtgtacctgtcaatgtcccggtcaccagatccccgatggttcgttcaagcccttcggataacctgcctccgggttttccttgAGCCGagtccccaccgcacagcacacagCTGGGGATCTCTTCAATAAAGCTGGGGACCCAGCCAGTCACTGGGCCCCCtctcagcaacatggagctccgcgtagtatgcaaccccggcctggtaggccatatcgccggggtccgttggatgcgcacaccctaaaggtgggtgccgcacctggaacccgcgaagaacaaaaaaaaatggcgtccgccacagatatactctcccctagCATGCCTCGCGAGGGAAAAACTCATCTAATTGGCTGCCgggggaaaagcggctccgccagaacccctctagtgccaactgtcgcccaggggtgggatcgacacccctggagcgcagactgacccacaggacagttcaaatTTAATAAATtaggaatgggagcaaaataactctcccattcttccactaactttagtgtaacgcccatactgaaagtaagggggcgctacagaacATTATCATTTTCTGCTGCAATTCAAAGCCCCGTGGGGTATCCTTTCCAAATTGTATCTCATTTAAAGAGCACCCATAACCTACAATCAGTATCGCTTTTCCTTTGCTACGGGTGAGTTTGTAACTTCCTCTTCATGTCATCATCATTCTCTGCGCTAAACCATCGGACTCTGAAGATATGAGGAAGTAGATGATGAGGGTATAGCTGGCTTCACTTCCGGCTCTGCACCCTATCATTGTACAGCCAGCAGGAAATAAAAATAATCGCAGacgttaaataaaaatgtatattccaAAGAATGAGACGGACGAGaatagaatgaaaaaaaatctctttataaAATCTCAGAACACAACACACATCAATAAATAACAATTACAAAATGTAGAAAACATTGAGGCGATGATCGGCACCAGCCAATGATCGGAGGTTTCCTCCAGGAGTCTTCTCCATGATTCTGAATCATTAGTGGATATCAGAAGAATAAACGAAATTCGGCTGAAGAAAAACTTGGAGAGAGAGCGGACCCCGAGTTCAACAATCAGTCCCAGAAGTCACTTCCATTTCATGTTTAAAAGATTGTGAAAAGGAATGGAGGGAGGAGGCTGATGGAGtgcggaggaggagaggaggctgAAAAGATGGGGAGGAGGCTGATGGAGtgcggaggaggagaggaggcatAAACTGTGCAGAGGGAAGGGTGGCTGAGGAAGAGGTGGAGGCTGAAGGGGTGTGGAGGAGGGGGAAGGCAGAGGGGGTGTAGAGCAGGAAGGAGACTGAAGAGGtgtggaggtgggtaggaggatGAAGGGGTGCCGAAAAGGGGAGGGTGGCTGAGGAAGTTGTGGAGGCTGAAGGGGtgtagaggaggggtggaggctGAAACTGTGCAGGAGAAGGGTGGCAGAGGACGGGGTGTGGAGGAGGCTGAAACTACAGCGGAGGGGTGGAGGCTGAAGGGGTGCGTAGGAGGCTGAAAAGGTGGGAAGGAGGATAAACCTATGAAGAGGGAAGGGGTGGAGGCTGAAGGAATGTGGAGGCTGAAACTGTGCAGGGAAGGGGTGGAGGCTATAGGCGTGCGAAGGAGGGAAGGAGGCTGAAACTGTGCAGAGTGAAAGGTGGAGACTGAAGGTGTGTAGAGGAGGGGCGGAGGCTTAAACTGTGCAGCGGGGGGATGGAGGCAGAAGGGGAGGAGGCTGAAAAGATGGGGAGGAggctaaaggggtgcagaggcagGAGGCTGTAACTGTGCATGGGAGGGGTAAAAGCTAAATGGGTACAGAGGATGAGAGGAGGCTGAAACTGTGCAGGGGAAGGGCTGGGGGAGGCTGAAACTGTGCAGGGGAAGGATACCGGAGGAAGGGGTGAGGAGAAAGGGGGAGGAGGCTGAAAtggtggggaggaggaggggaggaggcccTTAACTGTGCAGTTGAAGGGATGAAGGCTTAAGGGGTGTGGAGGAGGGTTGGAGGTCGAAGGTgtgtggaggagggaaggaggccCTTAACTGTGCAGTGGAAGGGTGGCAGAGGATGGGGTGGAGGCTTAAGGGGTGTTGAGGAGGCTGAAACTGTGCAGGGCAAGGATACTGGAGGAAGGGGTgaggagaaaggaggaggaggctgaAATGGTGGGGAGGAGGCTGAAGGGGTGCGGAGGAGGCCCTTAACTGTGCAGTTGAAGGGATGAAGGCTTAAGGTCTGTGGAGGAGGGTTGGAGGTCGAAGGGgtgtggaggagggaaggaggccCTTAACTGTGCAGTGGAAGGGTGGCAGAGGATGGGGTGGAGGCTTAAGGGGTgttgaggaggtgaggaggctgAAACTGTGCAGGGCAAGGATACCAGAGGAAGGGGTGAGGAGAAAGGGGGAGAAGGCTGAATTGGTGGGGAGGAGGCTGaaggggtgcagaggaggcccttAACTGTTCAGTGGAAGGGTGGTAGAGGATGGGGTGGAGGCTTAAGGGGTGTGGAGGAGGCTGAAATTGTGCAGGGGAGGGGTGGAGAATGAAGGGGTGCGGAGGAGGGCTGGGGGTCTAAAGGGATGTCGGGGTCAAAGGGGTGCTGAGGAGGGATAGAGGCTGAAAGTGTTCTGAGGAGGGGCAGAGACATACAATCAGGTTGGAGTGTGTGTGGCCGGCTGTATAGAGTGGAGTGGAAATATTTATCCTTTGGAGATACGATCTGGAACGCGGGAAgaggagcacacacacacacctcacatCTTTCCACTATAATTCCCGGGATGAAACCCGGCAAGCTGGAGATTGGTCGCCATTTGTCGGAGGATTTCGCTCTGAGCGTCCAGCTTCTCTGTGAGCGTCCGCACCACCGGGCCCAGAGGAACTGCGGAGAGAAGAGACAATCAGTGAGTCTCAGCATCACATGTGCGCGTTACCTATGCAAATGCAGCCTGCCTAAAAAACGCCCACTCCTCCATTGTAACGCCCATGCGGGGAAGTTCAGGGAAATCTCTGCAGCATAATAGAAAAAGGGGGACAGGGGGTTGGACCCTT
Proteins encoded in this region:
- the NAA80 gene encoding N-alpha-acetyltransferase 80, which gives rise to MLCADRGSLCDWLQLGVSEHMGENPGMGSPPPGSILLTPLHHRPDLTASCAELLNQTWRRSLGARIHSLEQSLDDFPVCLVLTGAREGPVLGHARLSKVIGLPNSLFVESVVVSADLRGKGYGRRLMEATERYARGRGFQNLYLTTHDKQDFYYHLGYRLTEPVQNMGRLGALVPPGMFQKMTPSKTNPTFNHHGGPSTLPNKPPCPSPQECSGVEPPGTPSESLEHFSRAIPIPPSPLCPMSTSLPPPCPISTLLSPTPPPPPPPCPMSTSLPPSCPMSTPLPPPCPISTLLSPTPPPPPPPCPMSTSLPPPCPMSTPLPPPCPISTLLSPPPPPPPPPCPKSTPLAPPPHRCPTSTLLSPSPPPPPPPCPISALLSPPPPPPPLCPTSTPPPPPCPTSNPLSSPPCPTSTPLSPPPPAPPCPTSTPFFSPPPPPPPPPSASLLPCSSFSSFPHSLSPAKTKSTLQTPYRDFRGDPIFWMIKSL